One region of Paucibacter aquatile genomic DNA includes:
- a CDS encoding type VI secretion system accessory protein TagJ produces the protein MAHPSPAEQALKDGDALAALKLLSEQIRSQPQDAKLRVFLFQLLCVSGQWQRALNQLNVALELDAGMLPMVQTYREAIACEALRMKVFAGEKVPMLFGEPETWVALLIEALLREGQGDVAAGQALRAQALEQAPASAGSINEQPFSWIADGDSRLGPVIEAIINGKYYWLPWNRLARVEIDPPQDLRDAIWMPAHFMFTNGGEVVGLIPTRYPDTDLAAGDALALSRATEWRERGPDSYIGLGQRLWSTDGEEFALMDVRTVVVHESADDSAAPPAPASA, from the coding sequence ATGGCTCACCCATCTCCCGCCGAACAAGCCCTCAAAGACGGCGATGCCCTGGCGGCTCTCAAGCTATTGAGCGAGCAGATTCGCAGCCAGCCGCAAGACGCCAAGCTGCGTGTGTTTCTGTTCCAGCTCCTGTGTGTGAGCGGGCAGTGGCAGCGCGCCCTGAACCAGCTCAATGTGGCGCTGGAGCTGGATGCCGGCATGTTGCCCATGGTGCAGACCTACCGCGAGGCCATCGCCTGCGAGGCACTGCGCATGAAGGTGTTTGCCGGCGAAAAAGTGCCCATGCTCTTTGGTGAGCCGGAAACCTGGGTGGCTTTGCTGATCGAGGCCTTGCTGCGTGAAGGGCAGGGCGACGTGGCCGCCGGACAAGCACTGCGCGCTCAGGCCCTGGAGCAGGCTCCGGCCAGCGCTGGCAGCATCAATGAGCAGCCCTTCAGCTGGATCGCCGATGGCGACAGCCGCCTCGGCCCGGTGATCGAAGCCATCATCAACGGCAAGTACTACTGGCTGCCCTGGAACCGGCTGGCGCGTGTGGAGATCGATCCACCACAGGACTTGCGCGATGCCATCTGGATGCCCGCGCACTTCATGTTCACCAACGGCGGCGAAGTCGTGGGCCTGATCCCCACGCGCTACCCCGATACCGACCTGGCGGCCGGCGATGCCCTGGCCTTGTCGCGGGCCACGGAATGGCGCGAGCGAGGCCCGGACAGCTATATCGGCCTGGGTCAGCGACTCTGGTCCACCGACGGCGAAGAGTTCGCGCTGATGGATGTGCGGACCGTGGTCGTGCACGAATCCGCGGACGACAGCGCAGCGCCTCCGGCGCCGGCCAGCGCCTGA
- the tssC gene encoding type VI secretion system contractile sheath large subunit, which translates to MAETQASAALAGVSFEGSDLASLLQKEFKPKSDDAKGAVEQAVQTLAQQALAQTQLIGSDVVSSIEAMIAAIDKKLSDQINLILHHQEFQKLEGAWRGLHYMVNNTETDESLKIRVMNVSKAELGKTLKRYKGTNWDQSPIFKKIYSEEFSQFGGEPFGCLVGDYHFDQSAPDVELLSEMAKIAAAAHAPFITGGSPTLLQMDSWQELANPRDLTKIFSTPDYAAWRSLRESEDSKYIGLAMPRFLSRLPYGAKTNPVEAFDFEEDTGSADHGKYTWANAAYAMATNINRSFKESGWCTRIRGIESGGAVQNLPTHTFPTDDGGVDMKCPTEIAIEDRREAELAKNGFMPLVHRKNSDFAAFIGAQSLHKPAEYDDPDATANANLAARLPYLFATCRFAHYLKCIVRDKIGSFKEREEVQRWLSQWITQYVDGDPARSSEEYKASHPLSAAEVVVEEDPSNPGYYSSKFYLRPHYQLEGLTVSLRLVSKLPSAKAG; encoded by the coding sequence ATGGCAGAAACCCAAGCCTCCGCCGCGCTGGCTGGCGTCAGCTTCGAAGGCAGCGACCTGGCCTCCTTGCTGCAGAAGGAATTCAAGCCCAAGTCCGATGATGCCAAGGGCGCCGTCGAGCAGGCCGTGCAGACCCTGGCCCAGCAGGCCCTGGCCCAGACGCAGCTGATCGGCAGCGATGTGGTGTCCTCGATCGAGGCCATGATTGCCGCCATCGACAAGAAGCTGTCCGATCAGATCAATCTGATCCTGCACCACCAGGAGTTCCAGAAGCTTGAGGGTGCCTGGCGTGGTCTGCACTACATGGTGAACAACACCGAGACCGACGAGTCGCTGAAGATCCGCGTGATGAATGTGTCCAAGGCCGAGCTCGGCAAGACGCTCAAGCGCTACAAGGGCACCAACTGGGACCAGAGCCCGATCTTCAAGAAGATCTACTCCGAAGAGTTCAGCCAGTTTGGTGGCGAGCCCTTCGGCTGCCTGGTGGGCGACTACCACTTTGACCAAAGCGCGCCCGATGTGGAGTTGCTGTCGGAAATGGCCAAGATCGCCGCTGCGGCCCATGCGCCCTTCATCACCGGAGGTTCGCCCACGCTGCTGCAAATGGACTCCTGGCAGGAGCTCGCCAACCCGCGCGACCTGACCAAGATCTTCTCCACGCCCGACTACGCCGCCTGGCGCTCGCTGCGTGAATCGGAAGACTCCAAGTACATCGGCCTGGCCATGCCGCGCTTCCTCTCGCGCCTGCCTTACGGTGCCAAGACCAACCCGGTCGAAGCCTTCGATTTCGAGGAAGACACCGGTTCGGCCGACCACGGCAAGTACACCTGGGCCAACGCCGCCTACGCCATGGCCACCAACATCAACCGCTCCTTCAAGGAAAGCGGCTGGTGCACACGCATCCGCGGCATTGAATCGGGCGGCGCCGTGCAGAACCTGCCCACCCACACCTTCCCGACCGATGACGGTGGTGTGGACATGAAGTGCCCGACCGAGATCGCGATCGAAGACCGCCGCGAGGCCGAGCTGGCCAAGAACGGCTTCATGCCCCTGGTGCACCGCAAGAACAGCGACTTCGCCGCCTTCATCGGCGCCCAGTCTCTGCACAAGCCGGCCGAGTACGACGACCCGGACGCCACCGCCAACGCCAACCTGGCTGCGCGCCTGCCTTACCTCTTTGCCACCTGCCGTTTCGCGCACTACCTGAAGTGCATCGTGCGCGACAAGATCGGCTCCTTCAAGGAACGCGAAGAAGTGCAGCGCTGGCTGTCGCAGTGGATCACCCAGTACGTCGACGGCGATCCGGCCCGTTCCTCGGAAGAGTACAAGGCCAGCCATCCGCTGTCGGCCGCCGAGGTGGTGGTGGAAGAAGACCCGAGCAACCCGGGCTATTACAGCTCGAAGTTCTATCTGCGTCCGCACTACCAGCTCGAAGGCCTGACCGTGTCGCTGCGGCTGGTGTCCAAGCTGCCTTCGGCCAAGGCCGGTTGA
- the tssA gene encoding type VI secretion system protein TssA — protein MSEIEQAREKIALWSAPLADDSAPCGPDLEYDNDFLTLSRAAAGKPESQFGPAEPPAWREVMELSEALLERSRDLRIAILWMRSLVHLQGYASLAPGLELLRSMIEALWDHVHPLPDPDDGDPYARVNALTLLREVEGLIGDLREARLIEDRSIGLVTGRHVEVALGLSPAREGEDVLSTAALSQMAAAAEAKRPGLRAACEAAQEQLKALRTLLLDKLGHELAPDLRPLQSLVQGVFGTFPAEVHDPAGASDTSDDGEQSMSSGVRTQERGLSGSVNSREDALKAIAMVCEYLERVEPSNPAPLFLRRGSELINQNFLQLVKMLAPDALAGVAGLVGIDPYNTENS, from the coding sequence ATGAGTGAGATCGAACAAGCGCGCGAGAAGATCGCGCTGTGGTCTGCGCCCTTGGCGGACGACAGTGCGCCTTGCGGCCCTGACCTCGAATACGACAACGACTTTCTGACTTTGAGCCGGGCAGCGGCCGGCAAACCGGAGTCGCAGTTCGGTCCGGCCGAGCCGCCCGCCTGGCGCGAGGTGATGGAGCTGTCGGAGGCGCTGCTGGAGCGCAGCCGCGACTTGCGCATTGCCATCCTCTGGATGCGCTCGCTGGTGCATCTGCAGGGCTATGCGAGCCTGGCCCCGGGGCTGGAATTGCTGCGCAGCATGATCGAAGCGCTGTGGGACCATGTGCACCCCTTGCCCGACCCTGACGATGGCGACCCCTATGCCCGCGTCAACGCCCTGACCTTGCTGCGCGAAGTCGAGGGCCTGATCGGAGACCTGCGCGAAGCGCGTCTGATCGAAGACCGCAGCATCGGCCTGGTGACGGGCCGACATGTGGAGGTGGCGCTGGGCTTGTCGCCGGCGCGCGAAGGTGAGGATGTGCTGAGCACCGCCGCCTTGAGCCAGATGGCCGCCGCCGCGGAGGCCAAGCGGCCCGGGCTGCGCGCCGCCTGCGAGGCCGCGCAGGAACAGCTGAAAGCGCTGCGCACTCTGCTGCTGGACAAGCTGGGGCACGAGCTCGCGCCCGATCTGCGCCCGCTGCAAAGCCTGGTGCAGGGAGTCTTCGGTACTTTTCCCGCAGAAGTGCACGATCCGGCAGGAGCGTCAGATACTTCCGACGATGGCGAGCAGTCCATGTCTTCAGGCGTTAGGACGCAGGAGCGGGGACTGTCCGGCAGTGTCAACTCGCGCGAGGATGCGCTGAAGGCCATCGCCATGGTTTGCGAGTATCTGGAGCGTGTCGAGCCCTCGAATCCCGCCCCCTTGTTTTTGCGTCGAGGCAGTGAATTGATCAACCAAAACTTCCTCCAGCTGGTGAAGATGTTGGCCCCCGATGCCTTGGCCGGCGTCGCTGGTTTGGTGGGCATTGACCCCTACAACACCGAAAACTCGTGA
- the tagF gene encoding type VI secretion system-associated protein TagF encodes MNRRDTLPGWYGKLPALGDFASRRMGPDLLAWWDAWLAEGLLDLQTQHRLRGSNWLEAYLVSPSWQFLLSPACLPGELGHQAWMGCLMPSVDRVGRYFPFLVLQSLPALPRSLAAWRAVQARLQALDACAADALEQDWVVEQVEAELEAALRSSAWPDALWSDPGDAPAAAASPGQWLDVAATPDLASSDPVLDAGLRLWAQSLASSSQAPRSYWRAQPAGQAARWRVCAGMPQRASALLGGE; translated from the coding sequence GTGAATCGGCGTGACACCCTGCCGGGCTGGTATGGCAAGCTGCCGGCCCTGGGTGACTTTGCCTCTCGTCGCATGGGGCCCGACCTGCTGGCCTGGTGGGACGCCTGGCTGGCCGAGGGCCTGCTGGATTTGCAAACGCAGCATCGCCTGCGGGGCAGCAACTGGCTGGAGGCCTACCTGGTCAGTCCCAGCTGGCAGTTTCTGCTGAGCCCGGCCTGCCTGCCGGGCGAGCTGGGGCATCAGGCCTGGATGGGCTGCCTCATGCCCTCGGTGGATCGGGTCGGTCGCTACTTTCCTTTTCTGGTCCTGCAGTCCTTGCCGGCCTTGCCGCGAAGCCTGGCCGCGTGGCGGGCGGTGCAGGCTCGTCTGCAGGCGCTGGACGCCTGCGCGGCCGACGCCCTGGAGCAGGACTGGGTGGTCGAGCAGGTCGAGGCCGAGCTGGAGGCCGCCCTGCGAAGCTCGGCCTGGCCCGATGCCTTGTGGAGCGATCCAGGCGATGCGCCTGCGGCCGCGGCCTCGCCGGGGCAATGGCTGGATGTCGCAGCCACGCCCGACCTGGCTTCAAGCGATCCGGTGCTGGACGCAGGCCTGCGGCTTTGGGCTCAAAGCCTGGCGTCATCCAGCCAGGCCCCGCGCTCCTACTGGCGCGCGCAGCCGGCCGGGCAGGCCGCGCGCTGGCGCGTGTGCGCCGGCATGCCCCAGCGCGCATCGGCGCTGCTTGGTGGTGAATGA
- the tssG gene encoding type VI secretion system baseplate subunit TssG — protein sequence MNAPQAHRRADPIADIAAAPHRYDFFQALRLIDAYHQDLPGLGTAKRPVDEPLRLGQNTSLAFSPSSLHALNLQDRSGRPRLEVNFFGLFGPNGPLPLHLTAYAHERKLHKGDETFARFADLFHHRLLLLFYRAWAQGKPTVNLDRPKDDRFAGFVGALMGVGGEAWQGRDAAPDHARLAHAQVQARQARNADGLSQLLSAYLGMQARVEQFVGRWMPLQAQERTRLQRQSRKGASRRHSTHQLGVSAVLGRAVYDRQHHFRIHIGPLDLPAFEALLPVGSALPALQALVHQYIGLEYAWDLALTLKPEQVPACRLGRNSRLGWTSWLGRPLARAEPAVLRLQPRSSPL from the coding sequence ATGAACGCGCCACAAGCCCATCGCCGTGCCGACCCGATTGCGGACATTGCGGCGGCACCGCATCGCTATGACTTCTTCCAGGCGCTGCGCCTGATCGATGCCTACCATCAAGACCTGCCGGGTTTGGGCACAGCCAAGCGCCCCGTGGACGAGCCGCTGCGTCTCGGACAGAACACCAGCCTGGCGTTCTCGCCCAGCAGCCTTCATGCACTGAATTTGCAGGACCGCAGCGGCCGCCCGCGCCTGGAGGTGAACTTCTTTGGACTCTTCGGCCCCAACGGCCCCTTGCCCCTGCACCTGACGGCCTATGCGCATGAGCGCAAGCTGCACAAGGGCGACGAAACCTTCGCGCGCTTCGCCGATCTCTTCCATCACCGCCTGCTGCTGCTGTTCTACCGCGCCTGGGCCCAGGGCAAGCCCACCGTCAACCTCGATCGCCCCAAGGACGATCGTTTTGCCGGCTTTGTCGGCGCCTTGATGGGCGTGGGTGGCGAAGCCTGGCAGGGGCGCGACGCGGCGCCCGACCATGCCCGCCTGGCCCATGCCCAGGTGCAGGCGCGCCAGGCCCGCAATGCCGACGGCCTGAGCCAGCTGCTCAGTGCCTATCTGGGCATGCAGGCGCGCGTCGAGCAGTTCGTGGGGCGCTGGATGCCGCTGCAGGCGCAGGAGCGCACCCGCCTGCAACGCCAAAGCCGCAAGGGCGCCTCGCGCCGCCATTCGACCCACCAGCTTGGCGTCAGTGCCGTGCTGGGCCGCGCGGTGTATGACCGCCAGCATCATTTCCGCATCCACATCGGCCCGCTGGATCTGCCGGCCTTCGAGGCCTTGCTGCCTGTGGGATCGGCCCTGCCGGCGCTGCAGGCCCTGGTGCACCAGTACATCGGCCTGGAGTACGCCTGGGACCTGGCCCTGACCCTCAAGCCTGAGCAGGTGCCCGCATGCCGGTTGGGCCGCAACAGCCGGCTGGGCTGGACCAGTTGGTTGGGGCGCCCACTGGCGCGCGCCGAGCCGGCCGTGCTTCGTCTTCAACCCAGGTCGAGCCCGCTGTAG
- a CDS encoding Hcp family type VI secretion system effector, whose product MAVDMFLVLDGIKGESRDKKYAGEIDILAWSWGVSNSGTAHQGGGAGAGKANFQDISITKYIDKASHALLDGCATGKHIKKAKLVVRKAGDKPLEYLIIELEEILVTSVSTGGSGGEDRLTENISLNFAKVKFSYVPQKADGTGDTPLPFTYNIAENSK is encoded by the coding sequence ATGGCTGTTGACATGTTTCTGGTTCTTGACGGTATCAAGGGCGAGTCGAGGGACAAGAAGTATGCAGGTGAGATCGACATCCTGGCTTGGAGCTGGGGCGTTTCGAACAGCGGCACCGCCCACCAGGGTGGCGGCGCTGGCGCGGGCAAGGCCAACTTCCAGGACATCTCGATCACCAAGTACATCGACAAGGCTTCGCACGCCCTGCTCGATGGCTGCGCAACCGGCAAGCACATCAAGAAGGCCAAGTTGGTCGTTCGCAAGGCTGGCGACAAGCCGCTTGAGTACCTCATCATCGAGCTGGAAGAAATCCTGGTGACCTCGGTCAGCACCGGTGGTTCGGGCGGCGAGGACCGACTGACGGAGAACATCTCCCTGAACTTCGCCAAGGTGAAGTTCTCCTACGTCCCGCAGAAGGCGGACGGCACCGGCGACACACCGCTGCCCTTCACCTACAACATCGCCGAAAACTCCAAGTAA
- the tssE gene encoding type VI secretion system baseplate subunit TssE has product MAQLRARDRLQPALLDRLTDDEPLSQVESSESRVIGRSQLREMVLRDLAWLFNASSPSAHIDWLGAEQARKSVLSFGLPPLSGSSVSNVDLLQLQQNVRQAILDHEPRILPETLVVEAVVSAQQLDHHNQIGFRIAGQLWAQPVPLELLLKTDIDLETGRVAVRELDR; this is encoded by the coding sequence ATGGCCCAGTTGCGCGCCCGAGACCGGCTCCAGCCCGCACTGCTGGACCGCCTGACTGACGACGAACCGCTGTCGCAGGTGGAAAGCTCTGAGTCGCGCGTGATCGGTCGCAGCCAGCTGCGCGAGATGGTCTTGCGTGACCTGGCCTGGTTGTTCAATGCAAGCTCACCCAGCGCGCACATCGACTGGCTGGGCGCCGAGCAAGCGCGCAAATCGGTGCTCAGTTTTGGCCTTCCGCCGCTCTCGGGCAGCAGCGTCTCCAATGTCGACCTGCTCCAGCTGCAGCAGAACGTGCGCCAGGCCATCCTTGACCATGAGCCGCGCATCCTGCCCGAGACCCTGGTCGTCGAAGCCGTGGTCTCGGCCCAGCAGCTGGACCACCACAACCAGATCGGCTTTCGCATCGCCGGCCAGCTCTGGGCTCAACCCGTGCCCCTGGAGCTGCTGCTGAAGACCGACATCGATCTCGAAACCGGCCGGGTCGCCGTGCGCGAACTGGACCGCTGA
- the tssF gene encoding type VI secretion system baseplate subunit TssF, with product MDPRLLRYYNEELRHLREMGGEFAQQFPKIAARLGLEGLEVTDPYVERLLEGFAFLAGRIQLKLDAEFPRFTQALLEIIYPQFLAPTPSMLIAKLTPDLKDPSLATGLRLERGSVMQSQPGKSGLTACEFRTAHALTMWPLEIGQVEYFQQAADLPLASVPEWRKYRSGLRIRLRCTAETDFSKLSLDNLRLHCAGLDDTAFRLHELICGHALGVFVLPTQRSAAWFETLDAECLSPAGFEDDEALLPQTLQGFQGYRLLQEYFALPQRFLFFDIHELGDALRSHSEQEVDIVILFSRADNALLQSVDAESLALHCVPAVNLLERRCDRIQAQAGEFEYHVVPDRTRPMDYEVHSILEVNGYGESGVSKGGASDWQFLPLYNAFHTESRKHPAYYSVQRQPRLLSQHQTREGPRTSYIGSEVYISVVDPKEAPFPAELRQLSVRALCTNRDLPILMPTGQAKGDLTLHQTAPVKMIQVIKGPSRPQTAMREGNVAWKLINQLSLNHLSLTDTDAQQGAAALRQILHLYAASGDAAAQRQIEGVRSVSLSSVVRRLPMAGPITFGRGVDVKVEIDDHAFEGGSAFLLGLVLERYVARHVSLNGFTQLRLHSPARGDILQGRPRVGARAIL from the coding sequence ATGGATCCCCGCCTGCTCCGCTACTACAACGAAGAACTGCGCCATCTGCGCGAGATGGGCGGCGAGTTTGCCCAGCAGTTTCCCAAGATCGCCGCCCGCCTGGGCCTGGAAGGCCTGGAGGTCACCGACCCCTATGTCGAGCGACTGCTGGAGGGCTTCGCCTTCCTGGCCGGCCGCATCCAGCTCAAGCTCGACGCCGAGTTCCCGCGTTTCACCCAGGCCCTGCTGGAAATCATCTACCCGCAGTTCCTGGCGCCGACGCCGTCCATGCTGATCGCCAAGCTGACGCCCGACCTCAAGGACCCCAGCCTGGCCACCGGTCTGCGCCTGGAGCGCGGCAGCGTGATGCAAAGCCAGCCGGGCAAAAGCGGCCTCACGGCCTGCGAGTTCCGCACCGCCCATGCGCTGACGATGTGGCCGCTGGAGATCGGTCAGGTCGAGTATTTTCAGCAGGCGGCGGACTTGCCCCTGGCGTCTGTGCCCGAATGGCGCAAATACCGTTCGGGCTTGCGCATCCGTCTGCGCTGCACGGCAGAGACCGATTTTTCCAAGCTGAGCCTCGACAACCTGCGCCTGCATTGCGCAGGGCTGGATGACACGGCATTTCGCCTGCACGAGCTGATTTGCGGCCATGCGCTGGGCGTGTTTGTGCTGCCAACGCAGCGCTCCGCCGCCTGGTTCGAAACCCTGGATGCGGAGTGCCTGAGCCCGGCGGGCTTCGAGGACGACGAGGCCTTGCTGCCCCAGACCTTGCAAGGTTTCCAGGGCTACCGTTTGCTGCAGGAGTACTTTGCTCTGCCGCAGCGCTTCCTGTTCTTTGACATTCACGAGCTCGGCGATGCCTTGCGCTCGCACAGCGAGCAGGAGGTGGACATCGTCATCCTGTTCTCGCGCGCTGACAATGCCCTGCTGCAGTCCGTCGATGCCGAGAGTCTGGCCTTGCACTGCGTGCCGGCCGTCAATTTGCTGGAGCGCCGCTGCGATCGCATCCAGGCACAAGCCGGCGAGTTCGAGTACCACGTGGTGCCCGATCGAACCCGGCCGATGGACTACGAGGTGCATTCGATTCTCGAGGTCAATGGCTACGGCGAGAGCGGTGTGTCCAAAGGGGGCGCCTCGGACTGGCAGTTCCTGCCGCTTTACAACGCCTTCCACACCGAAAGCCGCAAGCACCCCGCCTACTACTCGGTGCAACGCCAGCCGCGCCTGCTCTCGCAGCACCAGACCCGCGAAGGCCCGCGCACAAGCTACATCGGCAGCGAGGTCTACATCTCGGTGGTGGACCCCAAGGAGGCGCCGTTTCCGGCCGAGCTGCGTCAGCTTTCAGTGCGGGCGCTTTGCACCAACCGCGATCTGCCCATCCTCATGCCCACCGGCCAGGCCAAGGGAGACCTGACCCTGCATCAGACCGCGCCGGTCAAGATGATCCAGGTGATCAAGGGGCCGTCGCGGCCACAGACCGCCATGCGTGAAGGCAATGTGGCCTGGAAGCTGATCAACCAGCTCTCGCTGAACCACCTGTCGCTGACCGACACCGATGCCCAGCAAGGCGCCGCCGCGCTGCGCCAGATCCTGCATCTGTATGCGGCCAGCGGCGATGCCGCCGCGCAGCGGCAGATCGAGGGCGTGCGCTCGGTGAGCTTGTCGTCCGTGGTGCGTCGTCTGCCCATGGCCGGCCCCATCACCTTCGGCCGCGGTGTCGATGTGAAGGTGGAGATCGACGACCACGCGTTCGAAGGCGGCAGCGCTTTCCTGCTGGGCCTGGTGTTGGAGCGTTATGTGGCGCGCCATGTCTCGCTCAACGGCTTCACCCAGCTGCGCCTGCACTCGCCGGCGCGCGGCGACATCTTGCAAGGCCGCCCCCGCGTGGGCGCCCGGGCCATTCTCTGA
- a CDS encoding serine/threonine-protein kinase encodes MSSDNSDDDRTVIRPLKSPPAGPAPTSGLADMATLISPQAPVSAADLAARAQAPALAPTSPSASPSAASSRAPSASSAGDSGNALPLGTYLGEFELTGVLGEGGFGIVYLAWDHSLERRVALKEYMPAALSARLGNTQVQVKSERHRDTFEAGLKSFVNEAKLLASFDHPSLVKVYRFWEANGTAYMVMPFYEGITLKDKLRELGEPPSEAWLMGLLAPLTEALAVIHTQNCFHRDIAPDNVILVGERQKPLLLDFGAARRVIGDMTQALTVILKPGYAPVEQYAEAPNMKQGPWTDVYALAASMHFAIMGRTPPTSVSRLMSDSYVPLEQAAAGRYSPQFLQALDRALRVRPEDRTASIAALRQDLGLRALSGHESDPDSAPSALDDGTSVSASGAARAKAAPVSTAATAGAVHAPGLTAAADTGAGAGRKRWLALGAALGLAGLGLTAWLGGQGGPGAAPKDSTAALSSGASAASAPPSLTAAPPSEGAETALPRFDPAQAFEDALQRQSPGFAVEVRLAREQFVIGKDRLSFRIKSARDGHVQVLLLGQDGSLLQFLPNAQIPQLKVKAGQELELPPKSWPVDAAEPPGRQEFLVIVSAQPRDYSALSSEREDVFLKLPTGERASSLMRGLAAGSPPFLLGRSVGCTVQACDDYGAARFHADVVR; translated from the coding sequence ATGAGCAGTGATAACTCCGATGACGATCGCACGGTCATCCGGCCTTTGAAGTCGCCACCCGCCGGCCCGGCGCCGACGTCTGGACTGGCCGATATGGCGACCTTGATCTCGCCCCAGGCCCCGGTGAGTGCTGCGGACTTGGCCGCGCGTGCACAGGCTCCGGCGCTGGCGCCGACCTCTCCATCTGCCTCCCCATCAGCCGCCAGCTCGCGGGCCCCCTCGGCATCGAGTGCGGGCGACAGCGGCAACGCCTTGCCCTTGGGCACCTACCTCGGGGAGTTCGAGCTGACCGGGGTGTTGGGGGAAGGGGGCTTTGGCATCGTCTACCTGGCCTGGGACCATTCCCTCGAGCGGCGCGTGGCCCTCAAGGAGTACATGCCCGCAGCCTTGTCGGCGCGCCTGGGCAACACCCAGGTTCAGGTCAAGTCCGAGCGCCACCGCGACACCTTCGAGGCGGGCCTCAAGAGCTTTGTGAACGAAGCCAAGCTGCTGGCTTCGTTCGACCATCCCTCCCTGGTCAAGGTCTACCGCTTCTGGGAAGCAAATGGCACGGCCTACATGGTCATGCCCTTCTACGAGGGCATCACGCTCAAGGACAAGCTGCGCGAGCTGGGCGAACCGCCCAGCGAAGCCTGGCTCATGGGCCTGCTCGCGCCCCTGACCGAGGCGCTGGCCGTGATCCACACGCAGAACTGCTTTCACCGCGACATCGCGCCTGACAACGTCATCCTGGTCGGTGAGCGTCAGAAGCCGCTGCTGCTCGATTTCGGCGCGGCACGCCGGGTCATCGGCGACATGACGCAGGCCCTGACCGTGATTCTCAAGCCCGGCTATGCCCCGGTGGAGCAGTACGCCGAGGCGCCCAATATGAAGCAGGGCCCCTGGACCGACGTCTATGCCCTGGCGGCATCGATGCATTTCGCCATCATGGGCCGCACGCCGCCCACCTCGGTCAGCCGCTTGATGAGCGACAGCTATGTGCCGCTGGAACAGGCAGCCGCTGGCCGCTACAGCCCGCAGTTCTTGCAGGCCCTGGACCGGGCCTTGCGCGTGCGGCCGGAGGACCGGACCGCGTCAATCGCCGCGCTGCGCCAGGACCTGGGCCTGCGCGCACTGAGCGGCCATGAGTCGGACCCTGACTCAGCGCCATCGGCACTGGACGATGGAACATCTGTTTCCGCTTCGGGCGCCGCGCGCGCCAAGGCCGCGCCCGTGAGCACGGCCGCCACAGCTGGCGCCGTACATGCGCCAGGCCTAACGGCTGCGGCGGACACAGGCGCCGGGGCTGGGCGCAAGCGTTGGTTGGCCCTGGGTGCAGCTTTGGGACTGGCGGGGCTGGGTCTCACGGCCTGGCTGGGCGGGCAGGGTGGGCCGGGCGCTGCACCCAAAGACAGCACTGCCGCGCTGTCGAGCGGTGCCTCGGCCGCCAGCGCGCCACCGAGCCTCACAGCTGCGCCGCCGAGCGAGGGCGCAGAAACCGCGTTGCCGCGCTTCGATCCCGCGCAAGCCTTTGAGGATGCGCTGCAGCGGCAAAGCCCGGGCTTTGCGGTGGAGGTTCGCCTGGCGCGCGAGCAGTTTGTGATCGGCAAGGATCGTCTGTCTTTCCGGATCAAGTCGGCTCGTGACGGGCATGTCCAGGTGCTGCTGCTGGGCCAGGATGGCTCCTTGCTGCAGTTCCTGCCGAATGCGCAGATTCCCCAACTCAAGGTCAAGGCGGGTCAGGAGTTGGAGCTGCCGCCCAAGTCCTGGCCGGTCGATGCGGCAGAGCCGCCGGGCCGCCAGGAGTTCCTGGTCATCGTCAGCGCCCAGCCGCGCGACTACAGCGCCCTGAGCAGCGAGCGCGAGGACGTGTTCTTGAAGCTGCCCACGGGCGAGCGGGCTTCGAGCCTGATGCGCGGTCTGGCTGCGGGCAGCCCGCCGTTTCTCCTGGGCCGCAGCGTGGGCTGCACGGTTCAGGCTTGCGATGACTACGGGGCCGCGCGCTTCCATGCCGATGTGGTGCGCTGA
- the tssB gene encoding type VI secretion system contractile sheath small subunit, translating to MSSSQKFIARNRAPRVQIEYDVEVYGAEKKVQLPFVMGVLADLSGNPAEPLAPVADRKFLEVDVDNFDARMKAMKPRVAIQVPNTLTGEGNLSVDITFDSMDDFSPDAVARKVDSLSKLLEARQQLQNLVTYMDGKGGAEELIGKLMADPALLGSLAATAKPSDA from the coding sequence ATGAGTAGCAGCCAAAAGTTCATCGCCCGCAATCGCGCACCGCGGGTGCAGATCGAATATGACGTCGAGGTCTATGGCGCCGAGAAGAAGGTGCAGCTGCCCTTCGTCATGGGTGTGCTGGCAGATCTGTCGGGCAACCCGGCCGAGCCTCTGGCCCCGGTGGCCGATCGCAAGTTCCTGGAAGTCGATGTCGACAACTTCGATGCCCGCATGAAAGCCATGAAACCGCGCGTGGCGATTCAGGTGCCCAACACCCTGACCGGCGAAGGCAATCTGAGCGTGGACATCACGTTTGACAGCATGGATGACTTCTCGCCCGACGCGGTGGCCCGCAAGGTCGATTCGCTGAGCAAGCTGCTCGAAGCCCGCCAGCAACTGCAGAACCTGGTCACCTATATGGACGGCAAGGGCGGTGCCGAAGAGCTGATCGGCAAGCTGATGGCCGACCCGGCCCTGCTGGGCTCTCTGGCCGCCACCGCCAAGCCCAGCGACGCCTGA